A DNA window from Agarivorans sp. TSD2052 contains the following coding sequences:
- a CDS encoding DUF4177 domain-containing protein yields MAYKEYKVIAITEGALGTLFLGASGMPLQKVEATLNKEASQGWQLVFQVIENRRFWLFWSRETVIVTLGR; encoded by the coding sequence ATGGCGTATAAAGAGTATAAAGTGATTGCAATAACCGAAGGGGCATTAGGAACTCTATTTTTAGGGGCTTCGGGTATGCCCTTGCAAAAGGTTGAAGCCACGCTAAATAAAGAAGCCAGCCAAGGCTGGCAACTGGTTTTTCAGGTAATCGAAAACCGCCGTTTTTGGCTATTTTGGAGCCGTGAAACCGTAATAGTGACTTTGGGGCGTTAG
- a CDS encoding TIGR02922 family protein, which yields MKVTMLYYDEDNPLLLQQQVLSDLCKSSKGRVIIPNEDKEGKIIIAILEGEVKVLNSLGDRAFAAFDLEKQISYQDDD from the coding sequence ATGAAGGTGACAATGCTCTACTACGATGAAGATAACCCTTTGTTATTGCAACAACAGGTTTTGTCTGATTTATGCAAAAGTAGTAAAGGGCGGGTAATTATCCCCAATGAAGATAAAGAGGGGAAAATTATTATCGCCATTTTAGAGGGGGAAGTGAAAGTGCTGAACTCTTTAGGGGACCGCGCATTTGCAGCCTTTGATCTGGAAAAGCAAATTAGCTATCAAGACGATGATTAA
- the nudC gene encoding NAD(+) diphosphatase, giving the protein MTKQFGWWFFTCGNQVLVIPQGERIPYGDIDDLPVPMLDFSAAERFASYKGEACLRLELPEVVDMGMGEWLELRTTMSLLNAALFNLVGKAQQFALFLQTHKFCGRCGNALVRVDWELAMQCDHCGFRAYPRISPSIIVLITDGNKVLLANHRRHQKQDMPIYTAIAGFVEAGETLEQTVHRETREETGLKVKNVQYWKSQPWAFPHSLMAAYFADYAEGEINIDRRELADAQWFDASVLPHLPPPGTIARDMINHWLSQQTE; this is encoded by the coding sequence GTGACCAAACAATTTGGCTGGTGGTTTTTTACCTGTGGTAATCAAGTACTAGTGATTCCCCAAGGAGAGCGGATCCCTTATGGCGACATAGACGATCTACCCGTACCGATGCTTGATTTTAGCGCGGCTGAACGATTTGCTAGTTATAAAGGCGAAGCCTGCCTGCGGCTCGAGTTGCCTGAAGTTGTCGATATGGGCATGGGAGAGTGGCTTGAATTACGCACCACCATGTCCTTACTTAATGCGGCGCTTTTCAATTTAGTCGGAAAAGCCCAGCAATTTGCCTTATTTCTACAAACCCATAAATTTTGCGGTCGTTGCGGTAACGCCTTAGTGCGAGTCGATTGGGAGCTGGCGATGCAATGTGACCATTGTGGTTTTAGAGCCTACCCAAGGATCTCACCCAGTATTATCGTATTAATTACTGACGGAAATAAAGTGTTGTTGGCTAATCATCGTCGTCATCAAAAACAAGATATGCCCATTTATACAGCGATTGCTGGCTTTGTTGAAGCAGGGGAAACGCTCGAACAAACCGTTCACCGAGAAACGCGAGAAGAAACCGGTCTAAAAGTTAAAAACGTGCAATATTGGAAAAGCCAACCTTGGGCATTCCCTCACTCGTTGATGGCAGCATATTTTGCAGACTATGCCGAGGGAGAGATAAATATTGATCGTCGGGAGTTAGCTGACGCTCAATGGTTTGATGCCTCTGTTTTACCTCACTTACCACCTCCTGGCACGATTGCTCGAGATATGATTAATCACTGGCTTAGCCAGCAAACGGAATAA
- the hemE gene encoding uroporphyrinogen decarboxylase has protein sequence MSELKNDRYLRALLKQPVDATPVWMMRQAGRYLPEYRAVRADAGDFMSVCRDADLACEVTLQPLRRFNLDAAILFSDILTIPDAMGLGLYFSTGEGPKFERPLSCLAQVKALPIPDPEQELGYVMNAVRTIKRELKGDVPLIGFSGSPWTLATYMVEGGTTKSFSAVKKMAFAEPKTLHLLLDKLADSVILYLNAQIAAGAQSVMIFDTWGGVLSPRDYNEFSLRYMHKIVDGLTRKVNGQTVPVTLFTKNGGQWLEQIAATGCDAVGLDWTINIADAKKRVGDKVALQGNMDPSMLYAPIERIREEVGTILAGFGQGNGHVFNLGHGIHPDVNPDHAGAFIDAVHELSAPYHK, from the coding sequence ATGTCGGAACTGAAAAACGATCGCTATTTACGAGCACTATTAAAGCAACCTGTTGATGCAACACCTGTATGGATGATGCGTCAAGCAGGACGGTATTTACCTGAGTATCGTGCAGTGCGTGCCGATGCTGGCGATTTCATGTCTGTGTGCCGAGATGCTGACTTAGCTTGTGAAGTGACTTTACAGCCCTTGCGCCGCTTTAATTTAGACGCAGCCATTCTGTTTTCGGATATTTTAACCATCCCCGATGCGATGGGACTAGGCTTGTATTTTTCTACTGGTGAAGGTCCTAAATTTGAGCGTCCTCTCAGTTGTTTAGCGCAAGTGAAAGCCTTGCCTATCCCCGATCCTGAGCAGGAGCTGGGCTATGTGATGAATGCGGTTCGCACCATTAAAAGAGAGCTAAAAGGTGACGTACCACTGATTGGATTCTCTGGTAGTCCCTGGACTTTAGCAACTTATATGGTTGAGGGTGGTACCACTAAGTCTTTTAGTGCAGTGAAGAAAATGGCATTCGCAGAGCCGAAAACCTTGCATTTACTATTGGATAAGTTGGCCGATTCGGTCATCTTATACTTGAATGCGCAAATCGCTGCTGGTGCTCAGTCAGTGATGATATTTGATACCTGGGGTGGGGTGTTGTCTCCGCGTGATTACAACGAGTTTTCGCTGCGTTATATGCACAAAATTGTTGATGGTTTAACCCGCAAAGTAAATGGTCAAACAGTACCAGTGACCCTCTTCACGAAGAATGGCGGGCAGTGGTTAGAACAAATTGCTGCCACCGGTTGTGATGCGGTGGGCTTAGACTGGACCATTAATATTGCTGACGCGAAAAAAAGGGTTGGCGATAAAGTGGCTTTGCAGGGCAATATGGATCCTTCTATGCTGTACGCACCGATAGAAAGAATCAGAGAAGAAGTTGGCACTATTTTGGCCGGGTTTGGCCAAGGTAATGGGCATGTATTTAACCTAGGCCATGGTATTCATCCCGATGTTAACCCTGATCATGCGGGTGCGTTTATCGATGCTGTCCATGAATTGAGTGCTCCTTACCATAAGTAG
- a CDS encoding sulfite exporter TauE/SafE family protein has protein sequence MTFVSFLMIGAVAGLMSGLFGIGGGLVIVPVLIGSFGAMGFASESAIHLAIGTSLASIIVTASSASYAHYCRGSIDWSIVYRLGLGIAFGSILGAWIATQLHAEHLTWYFGCFLLVMSLYMAFGRIPKAQRKLPNTWGIGMIGTAVGTISSMFGIGGGTITFPVLSWFGVSLPKAVAVSAVCSLPIAIFGTAAYIYNGWGSAELPAWSIGYVYMPAWLGIVLTSSIFARLGSRLAYRLPAKRLKQAFALLLLVMAIKLLCE, from the coding sequence GTGACCTTTGTTAGTTTTTTAATGATTGGCGCGGTTGCTGGTTTAATGTCTGGCTTGTTTGGCATTGGTGGTGGTTTAGTCATTGTTCCGGTATTAATCGGTAGTTTTGGTGCCATGGGTTTTGCCAGCGAATCTGCCATCCATCTTGCTATTGGTACGTCATTAGCGTCGATTATTGTTACCGCGAGTAGCGCCAGTTATGCGCATTATTGTCGAGGCTCCATCGATTGGTCTATTGTCTATCGTTTAGGCTTAGGTATTGCGTTTGGATCTATACTAGGCGCTTGGATTGCCACGCAATTGCATGCGGAACATTTAACTTGGTATTTCGGCTGCTTCTTATTAGTTATGTCACTTTACATGGCTTTTGGCCGGATCCCTAAAGCCCAGCGCAAGCTGCCGAACACGTGGGGAATAGGCATGATTGGTACTGCTGTTGGCACCATTTCTAGTATGTTTGGCATTGGCGGAGGAACGATTACTTTTCCGGTTCTTAGTTGGTTTGGTGTGTCACTGCCTAAAGCCGTTGCCGTATCGGCGGTGTGTAGTTTACCCATCGCTATATTTGGCACTGCTGCCTATATCTATAATGGTTGGGGATCCGCTGAGCTACCCGCTTGGAGTATCGGTTATGTCTATATGCCTGCTTGGCTTGGTATTGTGTTAACCAGTTCAATATTTGCTCGATTAGGCAGCCGCTTAGCTTATCGTCTACCAGCAAAGAGATTGAAACAGGCCTTTGCCTTATTGTTATTGGTGATGGCGATTAAGTTACTCTGTGAATAG
- a CDS encoding WD40 repeat domain-containing protein — protein MTLFKLLVIFSFSILVTACSDDSTPSVSWQQATDGAYAATLSTDGSLSLVSSVHHGLSLWDVKQQRQLFQWDHQNQANNQVFLVKIAEGNRYAISASRDDFVVWDISNGQALGYWTLGESSIRDIALSENGQQVLIGLSEGKVIHLDLMSGRRLEFLGHTEKVNAVALSANGRYALTGGNDYQALFWDTQSAQVILRFPHQGRVTMVALESNGQYAFTADTGKLARIWAIPSGEQVSQLKLTARQNIFTYVNFAKQGEWLITGSAARKLSLWHVKTGQALQHWLVTPKQKTRPKSAVVYAGAMLDNDQLVSASSSGLIEVWNIKN, from the coding sequence ATGACATTGTTTAAATTATTAGTAATTTTTAGCTTTTCTATTTTAGTTACGGCTTGTAGCGACGACTCAACGCCGAGCGTTAGTTGGCAACAAGCCACTGACGGCGCTTACGCAGCCACCTTGTCGACAGACGGAAGTCTAAGTTTGGTGTCATCAGTCCATCATGGCTTAAGCCTGTGGGATGTAAAACAACAACGTCAGTTGTTCCAATGGGATCATCAAAACCAAGCCAATAACCAAGTTTTTTTAGTCAAAATTGCTGAGGGTAACCGTTACGCAATTAGTGCTAGCCGCGATGACTTTGTAGTCTGGGATATCAGCAATGGACAGGCTTTGGGCTATTGGACACTTGGCGAATCAAGCATTCGCGACATTGCATTATCAGAGAATGGGCAACAAGTCTTAATTGGCCTAAGTGAAGGCAAGGTTATTCATCTAGATTTGATGAGCGGGCGACGTTTAGAGTTTCTAGGCCATACCGAAAAAGTGAATGCCGTGGCACTGTCGGCCAACGGCCGCTACGCCTTAACTGGCGGCAACGATTACCAAGCACTATTTTGGGATACCCAAAGCGCTCAAGTGATTTTGCGTTTTCCTCATCAAGGACGAGTCACCATGGTGGCTCTTGAATCAAACGGCCAATACGCATTTACCGCAGACACGGGGAAGTTAGCACGCATTTGGGCTATCCCAAGTGGTGAGCAAGTCAGCCAGCTAAAGCTTACCGCTCGGCAGAATATCTTCACCTATGTTAACTTTGCAAAACAAGGAGAATGGCTAATTACCGGATCTGCGGCGCGTAAACTCAGTCTATGGCATGTTAAAACAGGCCAAGCGCTACAGCATTGGTTAGTGACTCCCAAGCAAAAAACTCGGCCTAAAAGCGCGGTTGTGTATGCTGGAGCAATGCTTGATAATGACCAGCTAGTGAGCGCCAGCTCTAGCGGTTTAATTGAAGTATGGAACATAAAAAATTAG
- a CDS encoding SlyX family protein, whose protein sequence is MNDQDLASVIERLETKLAFQEDTIEQLNLALQNQQNQLETLQHQFKLIRHKLFEGDGSAAVAPQEQETPPPHY, encoded by the coding sequence ATGAATGATCAAGACCTAGCAAGCGTAATTGAACGCCTCGAAACCAAACTAGCCTTTCAAGAAGATACCATTGAGCAGCTAAACTTGGCTTTACAAAATCAACAAAATCAATTGGAAACCTTGCAACACCAATTCAAGCTAATTCGTCACAAACTCTTTGAAGGTGATGGCAGCGCTGCCGTAGCCCCACAAGAACAAGAAACGCCTCCTCCTCATTACTAA
- a CDS encoding D-2-hydroxyacid dehydrogenase has protein sequence MNICIVNPEANFYYDALSQRFPQFCWHYALQAKDLSPQAKLSQVLLASPSEAAQLIREMPNLDWVHSTFAGIEPLLAATLPKHYQLTNSRDVFGPLMSEYVFSHLLKLTQQHQAYAQLQQQCSWQALVNTSLQQRIFCCIGSGNISQHLAKTAAHFGMSPLAVSLSGQAKPSFTQVVSMDKHHLLTQQADVVVAVLPNTPQTRHLLSHDFFEQLRPDVIFINVGRGATVDQAALLDFLNTHPTAQAIIDVTSPEPLPKDHPLWLQNNCTITPHIAAPSRVIDITRLFADNLATYSKGLELRDKVDFRKGY, from the coding sequence ATGAACATTTGCATAGTGAACCCCGAGGCTAATTTCTACTATGACGCCTTAAGCCAACGTTTCCCTCAGTTTTGCTGGCACTATGCATTACAAGCCAAAGACCTTTCACCCCAAGCTAAGCTCAGTCAAGTGCTACTTGCTAGCCCCTCTGAGGCCGCACAGCTAATTCGCGAAATGCCAAATTTAGATTGGGTGCACTCTACGTTTGCAGGAATAGAACCTCTGTTAGCAGCTACACTGCCAAAGCACTATCAGCTGACCAACAGCAGAGACGTTTTTGGCCCTTTAATGAGCGAGTATGTGTTTTCGCATTTACTCAAACTAACTCAACAACATCAGGCCTATGCACAGCTACAACAACAGTGTTCATGGCAAGCGCTGGTTAATACTAGCCTACAGCAGCGCATTTTTTGTTGTATTGGTAGTGGCAACATAAGCCAGCATTTAGCAAAAACAGCCGCACATTTTGGTATGAGCCCCTTAGCGGTAAGCCTCAGTGGTCAAGCCAAACCAAGCTTTACACAAGTCGTCAGTATGGATAAACATCACTTATTGACTCAGCAAGCTGACGTCGTGGTGGCGGTGCTGCCTAATACCCCCCAGACCAGACATTTATTAAGCCATGATTTTTTTGAGCAATTGCGGCCCGATGTTATTTTTATTAATGTTGGACGTGGGGCCACTGTAGACCAAGCTGCTCTATTGGACTTTTTAAACACCCATCCTACAGCACAGGCCATTATTGATGTGACCAGCCCTGAGCCCTTACCTAAAGATCATCCACTTTGGTTGCAAAACAATTGCACAATCACCCCGCATATCGCAGCGCCAAGCCGCGTAATAGACATTACTCGACTGTTTGCGGACAATCTTGCTACTTACAGTAAAGGGCTTGAATTGAGGGATAAGGTGGATTTTAGAAAGGGTTACTAG
- a CDS encoding TM2 domain-containing protein, which translates to MLSREQIENQQEQLRLEIRQLPDEQRKQFYRLWEKQVKDPDSYAVLNYLLLAGLHHFYLTKWLRGSVNLLVSVFSLILLLSGFWQWGVALLVLVTVVELPALFRSELMVLDYNNQTMRALLKQLKSG; encoded by the coding sequence ATGTTAAGCCGAGAGCAAATAGAAAATCAGCAAGAGCAGTTACGTCTTGAAATAAGACAGCTCCCAGATGAACAACGTAAGCAGTTCTATCGTTTGTGGGAGAAGCAGGTAAAAGATCCTGATAGCTATGCCGTACTAAACTATTTGCTGCTGGCAGGCTTACACCATTTCTACTTGACTAAGTGGCTACGCGGCAGTGTTAACTTGCTGGTTTCCGTATTCTCGCTGATATTGCTACTTAGTGGATTTTGGCAATGGGGAGTCGCTTTGTTAGTGCTGGTAACTGTAGTAGAACTACCAGCACTGTTTCGCTCGGAACTCATGGTGCTGGATTACAATAACCAAACCATGCGAGCCTTATTGAAACAACTAAAAAGTGGCTAG
- a CDS encoding YheV family putative zinc ribbon protein translates to MARHRFIAGAVCPECGEQDSIRLIVEQHAQQESEHIECVSCDYHAERPKQQEPSAEQDIIGLFKP, encoded by the coding sequence ATGGCAAGACATCGTTTTATCGCGGGTGCTGTATGCCCCGAGTGTGGAGAGCAAGATTCTATCCGCTTAATCGTTGAGCAACATGCTCAACAAGAAAGTGAGCATATCGAATGCGTGAGTTGTGACTATCATGCCGAGCGACCTAAGCAACAAGAGCCTTCGGCAGAGCAAGATATTATTGGTTTATTTAAACCGTAG
- a CDS encoding PLD nuclease N-terminal domain-containing protein, with translation MSLSLLLALAIIVSDVYAIVKILNSSAEVGRKYLWVFLICLLPMLGVILWLIKGPKN, from the coding sequence ATGTCTTTGTCATTGTTATTGGCACTTGCGATCATCGTCAGTGATGTTTATGCCATTGTTAAAATATTAAACAGCAGTGCAGAAGTCGGGCGCAAATACTTATGGGTATTTTTGATTTGTTTATTGCCAATGCTGGGTGTGATTTTATGGTTAATTAAAGGCCCTAAAAACTAG
- a CDS encoding GNAT family N-acetyltransferase gives MTITYHHGSIAELLAVDAAIPEFERHNTEQVLSSRLTGKKTLILIARDNNQPIAYKLGYPLNAQAFYSWLGGVVPAYRKQGIASALREQQEQWALTEGYQQISVKSMNRYPAMLRLLIASGYQIVGYENNGNSNNSKICFSKSLKQS, from the coding sequence ATGACCATTACTTACCACCACGGTTCGATAGCTGAACTGCTTGCTGTTGATGCCGCTATTCCAGAATTTGAGCGCCACAATACCGAGCAAGTGCTAAGCTCTCGGTTGACCGGTAAAAAGACGCTAATACTGATCGCTCGCGACAATAATCAGCCAATTGCCTACAAGCTTGGTTACCCACTTAACGCTCAAGCATTTTATAGTTGGTTAGGAGGCGTTGTCCCTGCCTACAGAAAACAAGGCATAGCGTCTGCTTTACGAGAGCAGCAAGAACAATGGGCGCTAACGGAGGGTTACCAGCAAATCAGTGTTAAGTCTATGAACCGTTATCCAGCAATGTTGCGCTTACTGATAGCCAGCGGCTACCAAATAGTGGGCTATGAAAACAACGGTAACAGTAACAACAGCAAAATTTGCTTTAGTAAATCGCTTAAGCAAAGCTAA
- a CDS encoding GNAT family N-acetyltransferase — translation MSFQFRLALESDLPCIVDIYNSIIDSRQVTADTEPQTVTSRLTWFRQHQNPQRPLYVIEQHGETIAWLSFSDFYGRPAYQHSAEISLYIAENQRGKGLGKRLLVAAEPMAKALGIEILLAFIFSHNTPSLGLFDKLDYSVWGQLPNVARMDQQDYSLTILGKSLT, via the coding sequence ATGTCTTTTCAATTTCGTTTAGCGCTAGAAAGTGACCTCCCCTGTATTGTTGACATCTACAATTCGATCATTGACTCGCGGCAAGTGACTGCCGACACCGAACCGCAAACGGTGACATCGCGCTTAACCTGGTTTAGACAACACCAAAATCCTCAACGCCCTTTATATGTAATAGAACAGCACGGAGAAACCATTGCTTGGTTGAGTTTTAGCGATTTTTACGGGCGCCCGGCATACCAGCACAGTGCTGAAATCAGCCTATACATAGCCGAAAACCAACGAGGAAAAGGTTTAGGTAAACGCTTATTGGTGGCCGCCGAGCCCATGGCTAAAGCACTAGGTATAGAAATATTACTGGCTTTCATTTTTAGCCATAACACCCCCAGCTTGGGGTTATTCGACAAACTCGATTACAGCGTTTGGGGACAACTACCTAACGTAGCGAGAATGGACCAACAAGACTACAGCTTAACGATACTGGGTAAATCTCTCACTTAA
- a CDS encoding YjaG family protein: protein MLTPCDIDRLAKLSNSQQALYCLALLQRMSPNYLLFCQAVELDHQADFNKLMALFWEKTLFPQNKINFAIQRERFEDLIPDPQQYDMYGVYPALDCCVVAECLFTSLLEPTGQEAEQASQTSLASVLGMLELQYGELTDEQVMQQELVQHELEFQTTLLDAIDSLAADKNGIQALKALAVNQGVSNLGICLDAS from the coding sequence ATGCTTACCCCTTGTGATATAGACCGTTTAGCCAAATTATCGAACAGCCAACAGGCGCTATATTGTTTAGCCTTATTGCAAAGAATGTCACCCAATTACTTATTGTTTTGCCAAGCCGTCGAATTAGACCATCAAGCAGATTTTAATAAGCTGATGGCCTTATTCTGGGAAAAAACATTATTTCCGCAAAATAAGATCAACTTTGCCATTCAAAGAGAGCGCTTTGAAGACTTAATTCCAGATCCCCAACAATATGATATGTATGGCGTCTATCCTGCCCTTGATTGCTGTGTAGTGGCTGAGTGTTTGTTTACCAGTTTACTTGAGCCTACTGGACAAGAAGCGGAGCAAGCAAGTCAAACCTCGTTAGCGAGCGTTTTAGGCATGCTGGAGTTGCAGTATGGTGAGCTGACTGACGAGCAAGTGATGCAGCAAGAATTGGTGCAACATGAGCTAGAGTTTCAAACGACGTTGCTAGACGCTATTGATAGCTTAGCGGCGGATAAAAACGGCATCCAGGCCTTAAAAGCTCTCGCCGTAAACCAAGGAGTAAGCAACTTAGGTATTTGTTTGGACGCCAGCTAA
- the rsd gene encoding sigma D regulator, with product MLSKLEKAQAKWGGASQVIDAWLLARKQLLIGYCEMAGLPPYDSAERSLPPLAEITQFCQKLVDYASTGHFEIYEQIVSECASDGDTLPGEKLLPQITATTDTALAFNDKYAEVSEDLELASFDRDLSQLGQEMEERFAIEDELLDHLYQHSQQSAAAE from the coding sequence ATGTTAAGCAAATTAGAGAAAGCTCAAGCTAAATGGGGTGGCGCTAGCCAAGTCATAGACGCTTGGTTACTCGCAAGAAAACAACTACTTATTGGCTACTGCGAGATGGCGGGCTTACCCCCTTACGATAGCGCCGAACGATCTTTACCGCCACTGGCTGAAATTACTCAATTTTGCCAAAAATTAGTCGATTACGCCTCTACCGGACACTTCGAAATTTACGAGCAAATTGTCAGCGAATGCGCCAGTGATGGTGATACCCTGCCCGGTGAAAAGCTATTACCGCAAATTACTGCCACCACTGACACGGCTTTAGCATTTAACGATAAATACGCCGAAGTGAGTGAAGATTTAGAACTAGCCAGTTTTGATCGGGACTTGTCTCAGTTGGGCCAAGAAATGGAAGAGCGCTTTGCCATTGAGGATGAATTACTTGATCACTTGTATCAGCATAGCCAGCAAAGTGCAGCGGCCGAATAA
- the fkpA gene encoding FKBP-type peptidyl-prolyl cis-trans isomerase, which produces MKKFFAVSVLAASIIAVTGCQEEKAEAPAAAQVALENVDQQQAYAIGASVSRYIATTLEQQKELGLELDNALVLKGMQDGLTGDVAMSEDEIQAALKALDEKLATLVEKKTTEDAAAAKAESDKYLADNAAREGVMVTESGLQYEVLTAAEGDMPSAEDTVTVHYKGTLTDGTTFDSSYDRGEPATFPLNRVIPGWTEGVQLMSKGAKYKFFIPSELGYGENGAGSIPPNSILVFEVELIEIEKADAPVAEQPAS; this is translated from the coding sequence ATGAAGAAGTTTTTTGCCGTGTCGGTTTTAGCCGCCTCGATTATTGCCGTAACTGGCTGTCAGGAAGAAAAAGCTGAAGCTCCAGCGGCAGCTCAAGTTGCCCTAGAAAATGTAGATCAACAGCAAGCTTACGCCATTGGTGCTTCGGTTTCTCGCTATATTGCGACAACCCTAGAGCAGCAAAAAGAATTGGGCCTTGAATTAGATAACGCATTAGTTCTTAAAGGTATGCAAGATGGTTTAACCGGTGACGTGGCTATGTCTGAAGATGAGATTCAAGCTGCCCTTAAAGCTTTAGATGAAAAGTTAGCGACTCTAGTAGAGAAGAAAACTACTGAAGATGCCGCAGCTGCTAAAGCAGAAAGCGACAAATACTTAGCTGATAATGCCGCTCGTGAAGGCGTTATGGTGACAGAGTCAGGCCTTCAATATGAAGTGCTAACAGCGGCTGAAGGCGACATGCCAAGTGCTGAAGATACTGTAACAGTTCATTACAAAGGCACCCTAACAGACGGTACGACTTTTGATAGCTCATACGATCGTGGCGAACCTGCTACATTCCCTCTAAACCGAGTAATTCCAGGTTGGACGGAAGGCGTACAGTTAATGTCTAAAGGCGCTAAATACAAGTTCTTTATCCCATCAGAATTGGGCTATGGTGAAAATGGTGCGGGCAGTATCCCACCAAATTCTATCTTAGTATTTGAAGTTGAATTGATTGAAATTGAAAAAGCAGACGCACCAGTTGCTGAGCAACCCGCTAGCTAG